DNA sequence from the Arthrobacter sp. V1I9 genome:
TGCTGTACGTGCTGTCCTCGGCGTTCATGTGGGTGCAGGCGTATGTGCTGAACGGGGTGGTGCAGCGGACGGTGTTCAAGCTGCGCGGGGATGTGGAGGAGAAGATCCACAGGCTGCCGCTGCGGTATTTCGACTCGATCCAGCGGGGCGAGCTGCTCAGCCGGGTGACCAACGATGTGGACAACATTTCGCAGAGCCTGCAGCAGACCATCAGCCAGGCGGTGTCGTCGCTGCTGACGGTGCTGGGTGTGCTGGTGATGATGTTCATCCTTTCGCCCACGCTTGCGCTGATCGCGCTGGTGACCATTCCGCTGACGCTGGGGATCACGGCGCTGATCGCCAAGCGCTCGCAGAAGCTGTTCGTGGCGCAGTGGAAGCACACGGGGGAGCTGAACGGGCAGATCGAGGAGACGTACACCGGGCATGCGCTGGTGAAGGTGTTCGGGCGGCAGCAGGAGGTGGGGGAGCGGTTCCGGCAGAAGAACGCCGAGCTGTATGAGGCGAGCTTCGGGGCCCAGTTCATTTCCGGGCTGATCATGCCGGCCATGACGTTCATCGGGAACCTGGTGTACGTGGGGATCGCCGTGGTGGGCGGGCTGCAGGTGGCGTCCGGTGCCATGCAGCTGGGCGACGTGCAGGCGTTCATCCAGTACTCGCGGCAGTTCACCATGCCGCTGGCGCAGCTGGGGTCCATGGCGAATGTGCTGCAGTCCGGGGTGGCGTCTGCGGAGCGGGTGTTCTCGTTGTTGGACGAAGATGAGGACTCCGTTGAGCCTCCCGCTTCTGCTGGGCCTGTGTTTAGGCGGGGGCGGCTGGTGTTCGAGGACGTGTCCTTCTCGTATTCGCCGGGCAAGCCACTGATCTCCGGGCTTTCGTTGGTGGCCGAGCCGGGGCAGACGGTGGCGATTGTGGGGCCCACCGGGGCGGGCAAGACCACGCTGGTGAACCTGATGATGCGGTTCTACGAGCTGGACTCGGGGCGGATAACGCTCGACGGCGTGGACGTCACCTCCGTGCCCCGGCGCGAGCTGCGCTCGCGGCTGGGGATGGTGCTGCAGGATACGTGGCTGTTCGGCGGGACCATCCGGGACAACA
Encoded proteins:
- a CDS encoding ABC transporter ATP-binding protein, producing MSPEPTSSSGTKASPASATGGAGVVRIPRPAGGPGRGGPFAGMNVPAEKAMNFWPSARRLLGTLRPERAWLLVVFVTAVAGVALSVTGPRLLGEGTNLIFAGVVSRELPAGASKEQVIAQLRASGEGQRADMLSAMDLVPGRGIVFAALGSVLAWALVLYVLSSAFMWVQAYVLNGVVQRTVFKLRGDVEEKIHRLPLRYFDSIQRGELLSRVTNDVDNISQSLQQTISQAVSSLLTVLGVLVMMFILSPTLALIALVTIPLTLGITALIAKRSQKLFVAQWKHTGELNGQIEETYTGHALVKVFGRQQEVGERFRQKNAELYEASFGAQFISGLIMPAMTFIGNLVYVGIAVVGGLQVASGAMQLGDVQAFIQYSRQFTMPLAQLGSMANVLQSGVASAERVFSLLDEDEDSVEPPASAGPVFRRGRLVFEDVSFSYSPGKPLISGLSLVAEPGQTVAIVGPTGAGKTTLVNLMMRFYELDSGRITLDGVDVTSVPRRELRSRLGMVLQDTWLFGGTIRDNIAYGRPSASESEILEAARATYVDRFVRSLPDGYDTVLEDEGANVSAGEKQLLTIARAFLARPSVLILDEATSSVDTRTEVLVQKAMSALRSDRTSFVIAHRLSTIRDADLILVMEAGQIVEQGTHASLLAAGGAYARLYDAQFAAPAAEV